The following proteins are encoded in a genomic region of Gimesia algae:
- a CDS encoding DUF6435 family protein produces MFGWLRRDPRKKLETQYAHKLEQARDAQRNGNIQGYAQLMSDAEGILQEIDSLPESTSETGK; encoded by the coding sequence ATGTTTGGTTGGTTGCGTCGTGATCCGCGGAAAAAACTGGAAACTCAATATGCGCACAAACTGGAACAGGCACGTGATGCCCAGCGAAATGGGAATATCCAGGGCTATGCGCAACTGATGTCGGATGCGGAAGGCATTCTGCAGGAAATCGACAGTCTACCCGAATCGACTTCGGAAACAGGAAAATAA
- a CDS encoding sigma-54-dependent transcriptional regulator, translating into MLKQQTILIIEDKKAGEVALSDFLSQHNFHSVTVSHAQRENRQIEQSVDLILLDLDQNDQDSLQQLQYWKSHNPKTPCIVVSSSDNIDAAVAAMKHGAADYLQKPVNSEKLINSVITCLQSVRNIAPHTNPSRLRTSQYGFENIVGQSRAMQEIFEDARRVAQTDSTVLITGESGTGKELIAEALHRNSPRAAEQFVTVNMAAVPEHLVESELFGHTKGSFTGATESRRGRFEAAHHGTLFIDEIGDFKLESQAKLLRVLENHTITPIGSNEDREVDVRVVAATSHHLEKLVEEGRFREDLYYRLNVINLKLPPLRERNEDIALLIDSFLNQICKQVHRERPELSPELQQYLVKHTWPGNVRQLRNCLESMIVLSESGLLTLDDLPDMLRNGDAVYDGIMIPEGIRLEELERRAIQQTLSYNHGNRTHSAKSLGMSVRTLQRKLKAWGIREQANSFSRNGNS; encoded by the coding sequence ATGTTGAAACAACAGACAATCTTGATCATTGAGGATAAAAAAGCAGGCGAGGTCGCTCTGTCTGATTTTTTAAGCCAGCATAATTTTCATTCTGTCACGGTCAGTCATGCACAACGGGAGAATCGCCAGATTGAACAGAGTGTGGATCTGATCTTGCTTGATCTCGATCAAAATGATCAGGATAGTCTGCAGCAGTTACAGTACTGGAAAAGTCACAATCCGAAAACACCCTGTATTGTGGTGTCGAGTTCGGACAATATCGATGCAGCGGTCGCAGCGATGAAACACGGTGCCGCTGACTATCTTCAGAAGCCAGTGAATTCCGAGAAACTGATCAATTCCGTTATTACCTGCCTGCAATCTGTCAGGAATATCGCTCCCCATACAAACCCCTCCCGTCTGCGGACTTCCCAATATGGTTTTGAAAATATTGTGGGGCAGTCCAGGGCGATGCAGGAAATATTTGAGGATGCCCGGCGTGTGGCGCAGACGGACAGTACCGTGTTGATCACTGGGGAATCAGGCACAGGGAAAGAACTGATTGCCGAGGCCCTGCATCGCAACAGCCCGCGGGCAGCAGAACAGTTTGTGACCGTTAATATGGCTGCCGTTCCGGAACACCTGGTGGAGAGCGAACTGTTTGGTCACACCAAAGGTTCGTTTACCGGTGCGACAGAATCCCGCCGAGGACGTTTTGAAGCGGCCCATCATGGCACACTGTTCATTGATGAGATCGGCGATTTTAAACTGGAGTCGCAGGCCAAACTGCTGCGGGTTCTGGAAAATCACACGATCACGCCGATCGGCAGTAATGAGGATCGAGAAGTTGACGTGCGAGTCGTTGCCGCGACCAGCCACCATCTTGAGAAACTGGTTGAGGAAGGTCGTTTTCGAGAAGACCTGTATTACCGTTTGAATGTAATCAATCTGAAACTACCGCCACTGCGGGAGCGGAATGAGGACATTGCGCTGCTGATAGACAGCTTTTTGAATCAGATCTGTAAACAGGTTCATCGAGAGAGACCGGAATTGTCTCCTGAACTGCAGCAGTATCTTGTGAAGCATACCTGGCCGGGAAATGTGAGACAGTTACGTAACTGTCTGGAAAGTATGATAGTCCTCTCAGAATCCGGGTTGTTGACGCTGGACGATTTGCCTGACATGTTGCGGAATGGAGATGCCGTCTATGATGGCATTATGATTCCCGAAGGCATCCGACTGGAAGAACTGGAACGCAGAGCGATTCAGCAGACACTCAGTTACAATCATGGTAACCGTACTCATTCCGCGAAATCACTGGGTATGTCTGTCAGAACATTGCAGAGAAAGCTCAAAGCCTGGGGCATCCGGGAACAAGCCAACTCCTTCTCACGAAATGGCAACTCTTGA